A window of Pseudodesulfovibrio hydrargyri contains these coding sequences:
- a CDS encoding ribose-phosphate diphosphokinase codes for MHGELKIISGSSSPKLAEAICEHLGTKASPVLRERFSDGEIRIEIGENVRGDDVFVVQPTCSPVNFHLMELCLMLDALKRASASRVTAVVPYFGYARQDRKVVPRAPISAKLVADLLSTAGMQRLVTIDLHAGQIQGFFNCPVDNLFAAPVLIEQLRDRDDDFVIISPDAGGVERARAYAKRLGATLAIVDKRRDAPNQAKAMHIIGDVKDRVAVVIDDMIDTAGTMCAAANVIMENGAKDVMACATHPVLSGPACQRLEESAFSEVIVTDTIPLGDKQDQCSKLKVRSVASLLAKAINNVHTESSVSVLFV; via the coding sequence ATGCACGGCGAATTGAAGATCATCAGCGGATCATCCAGCCCGAAACTGGCCGAGGCCATTTGCGAGCATCTCGGCACCAAGGCCTCCCCGGTCCTGCGGGAACGGTTTTCCGACGGCGAAATCCGCATCGAGATCGGCGAGAACGTACGGGGCGACGACGTCTTCGTGGTCCAGCCCACCTGTTCCCCGGTCAACTTCCACCTCATGGAGCTGTGCCTGATGCTCGACGCGCTCAAGCGCGCCAGCGCGTCCCGCGTGACCGCCGTGGTCCCCTACTTCGGCTACGCCCGCCAGGACCGCAAGGTCGTACCGAGAGCGCCCATCTCCGCCAAGCTCGTGGCCGACCTGCTGTCCACCGCGGGCATGCAGCGGCTGGTGACCATCGACCTGCACGCCGGGCAGATCCAGGGCTTCTTCAACTGTCCGGTGGACAACCTGTTCGCCGCGCCCGTGCTCATCGAGCAGCTGCGCGACCGGGACGACGACTTCGTCATCATCTCCCCGGACGCGGGCGGCGTGGAACGGGCCCGGGCCTACGCCAAGCGCCTCGGCGCCACCCTGGCCATCGTGGACAAGCGCCGCGACGCGCCCAACCAGGCCAAGGCCATGCACATCATCGGCGACGTCAAGGACAGGGTCGCCGTGGTCATCGACGACATGATCGACACCGCGGGCACCATGTGCGCGGCGGCCAACGTGATCATGGAGAATGGGGCCAAGGACGTCATGGCCTGCGCCACGCACCCGGTGCTGTCCGGCCCGGCCTGCCAGCGGCTGGAGGAGTCCGCCTTCTCCGAGGTGATCGTCACCGACACCATCCCGCTGGGCGACAAGCAGGACCAGTGCAGCAAGCTCAAGGTCCGCTCCGTGGCCTCCCTGCTGGCCAAAGCCATCAACAACGTGCACACGGAATCCTCCGTGTCCGTACTGTTCGTATAA
- the ispE gene encoding 4-(cytidine 5'-diphospho)-2-C-methyl-D-erythritol kinase, with protein sequence MQAATLIAPAKINLHLEILGLRGDGYHELRTLFYPVPLPCDLIEVMPSPDDDFYIRCAERPELETTSNLLYKAWKAFGEATGFRPGIFVALTKRIPMGGGLGGGSSDAAALLRWLNREAGDKGLPLQALIGLAANLGADVPFFLLDGPAWASGIGEELTPAEVDLSGATLVLACPDIHVDTAWAFRAWDEKYAAADSHESLTSDMGDTKNPSPVLPREMTNDFEPIVFEKHPSLRDIKRTLLDHGAEHAAMSGSGASLFGIFRDRGSATSAVQALEKQGIEIFQVDCP encoded by the coding sequence ATGCAAGCAGCCACCCTCATCGCCCCGGCCAAGATCAACCTGCATCTCGAAATCCTCGGCCTGCGGGGCGACGGCTACCACGAGCTGCGCACCCTCTTCTATCCGGTCCCCCTGCCCTGCGACCTCATCGAGGTCATGCCGAGTCCCGACGACGACTTCTACATCCGTTGTGCCGAGCGCCCCGAGTTGGAGACCACCTCCAACCTGCTCTACAAGGCATGGAAGGCATTCGGCGAGGCCACCGGTTTTCGCCCCGGCATCTTCGTGGCCCTGACCAAACGCATCCCCATGGGCGGCGGCCTGGGCGGGGGCAGCTCGGACGCGGCCGCCCTGCTCAGGTGGCTCAACCGGGAGGCCGGAGACAAGGGGCTGCCCCTGCAGGCCCTCATCGGACTGGCCGCCAACCTCGGCGCGGACGTGCCCTTCTTCCTCCTGGACGGCCCGGCCTGGGCAAGCGGCATAGGCGAGGAACTGACCCCGGCCGAGGTGGACCTGTCCGGCGCGACCCTGGTCCTGGCCTGCCCGGACATCCACGTGGACACGGCCTGGGCCTTTCGTGCCTGGGACGAAAAATACGCCGCGGCCGATTCCCATGAATCCTTGACATCCGACATGGGGGATACTAAGAATCCTTCTCCCGTTTTGCCCCGGGAGATGACGAACGACTTTGAGCCGATCGTCTTCGAGAAGCATCCATCCCTTCGGGATATCAAGCGGACACTCCTCGACCACGGGGCCGAACACGCCGCCATGAGCGGCTCGGGAGCCTCCCTGTTCGGCATATTCCGGGACAGGGGTTCTGCCACGTCCGCAGTCCAGGCTCTCGAAAAACAGGGAATTGAAATTTTCCAGGTGGACTGCCCCTAG
- a CDS encoding Do family serine endopeptidase, which produces MNRKANLLTLVLTLVLSVPAIAQARSLPDFTELAAKAGKAVVFISMEKTTQDSPMGPFRGRSPEEFFEHFFGPRQKPQPRKMLGQGSGFVISNDGLIVTNYHVVNGADKVTVRFQDDKKEYPATVVGADQETDLAVIRIKTDHSLSPLKFGDSDDVQVGEWVLAIGNPFGLDNTVTAGIISAKHRIIGAGPFDNFLQTDASINPGNSGGPLLNMDGEVIGINTAINPDADNIGFAIPSTQAAKIIALLKEGKTPQRGWLGVTIQDVSETQAKALGLPEPTGALVASVGKGAPADKGGVRQGDVILEVNGQKAEDNNDLLKKIAGLAPGDEAALVLWRNGEKVTKTVTLGQRNEKAMAAMGPDHQDQGQAATVLGMSLKPISDQEAQALGLDKPQGLLVVDVDPNTPAGEEGIRQGDVILQANQKDVNSVADLNSVIKNAEKRGAVMLLVKRQGRNSFVALPLDNK; this is translated from the coding sequence ATGAATCGTAAGGCTAATCTTCTCACCCTTGTCCTGACCCTTGTGCTGTCTGTGCCGGCTATTGCACAGGCGCGGAGCCTGCCCGACTTCACGGAGCTGGCCGCCAAGGCGGGCAAGGCCGTGGTCTTCATTTCCATGGAAAAGACCACTCAGGACAGTCCAATGGGACCGTTCCGCGGGCGAAGCCCGGAAGAGTTCTTCGAGCACTTCTTCGGACCGAGGCAAAAGCCGCAGCCGCGCAAGATGCTCGGCCAGGGTTCCGGCTTCGTCATCTCTAACGACGGGCTCATCGTTACCAATTACCACGTCGTCAACGGCGCGGACAAGGTGACCGTGCGCTTCCAGGACGACAAGAAGGAATACCCGGCCACGGTCGTGGGCGCGGACCAGGAGACCGACCTGGCCGTCATCCGCATCAAGACCGACCATTCCCTGTCGCCCCTGAAGTTCGGCGATTCCGACGACGTCCAGGTGGGCGAATGGGTGCTGGCCATCGGCAACCCCTTCGGACTGGACAATACGGTCACCGCAGGCATCATCTCGGCCAAGCACCGGATCATCGGCGCGGGCCCGTTCGACAACTTCCTGCAGACCGACGCGTCCATCAACCCCGGCAACTCCGGCGGCCCGCTCCTGAACATGGACGGCGAGGTCATCGGCATCAATACGGCCATCAACCCCGACGCCGACAACATCGGCTTCGCCATCCCTTCCACCCAGGCCGCCAAGATCATCGCCCTGCTCAAGGAGGGCAAGACGCCCCAGCGCGGCTGGCTCGGCGTGACCATCCAGGATGTCAGCGAGACCCAGGCCAAGGCCCTTGGCCTACCCGAACCCACCGGCGCGCTGGTCGCTTCCGTGGGCAAGGGCGCCCCTGCCGACAAGGGCGGCGTCAGGCAGGGCGACGTGATCCTCGAGGTCAACGGCCAGAAGGCCGAGGACAACAACGACCTGCTCAAGAAGATCGCGGGCCTGGCTCCCGGCGACGAGGCCGCCCTCGTGCTCTGGCGCAACGGTGAAAAGGTGACCAAGACCGTCACCCTGGGCCAGCGCAATGAAAAGGCCATGGCCGCCATGGGCCCGGACCATCAGGATCAGGGACAGGCCGCCACCGTGCTCGGCATGTCGCTCAAGCCGATCAGCGACCAGGAAGCCCAGGCGCTGGGCCTGGACAAGCCCCAGGGTCTGCTCGTGGTCGACGTCGACCCCAACACGCCCGCCGGCGAGGAAGGCATCCGCCAGGGCGACGTCATCCTCCAGGCCAACCAGAAGGACGTGAACTCCGTGGCCGACCTGAACAGCGTGATCAAGAACGCCGAAAAGCGCGGCGCGGTCATGCTCCTGGTCAAGCGCCAGGGACGCAACAGCTTCGTCGCCCTGCCCCTGGACAACAAGTAA
- a CDS encoding YybH family protein, which translates to MGRHPVEIQIERADKAIVAEEFDTLLDIYTEDAVLVIEPGRTVRGKAGIRKAFEAIAAYFRHGLEVRQNGMEILESGRIALVHANTVVSAPGSPEAERKAVYVFHKEEDGIWRCAIDNSYGNEIVADGTES; encoded by the coding sequence ATGGGACGACATCCAGTGGAAATCCAGATTGAAAGGGCCGACAAGGCGATCGTTGCCGAAGAGTTCGATACGTTGCTCGATATCTATACGGAGGATGCGGTCCTGGTCATCGAGCCCGGCCGCACCGTCCGGGGCAAGGCGGGAATCCGCAAGGCGTTCGAAGCGATTGCCGCGTATTTCCGGCACGGCCTCGAGGTGAGACAGAACGGCATGGAGATTCTGGAATCGGGACGAATCGCCCTGGTCCACGCCAACACGGTGGTCTCCGCGCCCGGTTCGCCGGAAGCGGAGCGAAAGGCCGTGTACGTCTTCCACAAGGAAGAGGACGGGATATGGCGGTGCGCCATAGACAACTCATACGGCAACGAGATAGTGGCCGACGGCACGGAGAGTTAG
- a CDS encoding PAS domain S-box protein: MTGDERKTKKELIEELDALRALVDDVRAEAGCFVADDLPLFIFEMDLEGNFRFANRHALENFGYTGADIRAGLTLTDIIHPDSIHRVRHNLARLLSGKDFEHEEYMAVRKDGNALPIKVYSQPIRRGGEIAGVRGVVIDVSEIRQVEDALRKSESHYRTLFETTGTAMVLLGKDAVIKNCNSQFCVMSGCAREEVEGRKTWMDFVPPAERERMGRYQELRDKKIGNPPSDYEFDFLTYGGEHRRIHLFVRNVPGTDDRVCSLIDVTERDEALRALRKSEERYQLMARGANDGLWDWYLDSDECFYSPRYREILGYSEEEFPNHVASWLKSVHPDDRERALAANKECIDGKVEQFQVEFRQIHKDGSVRWILGRGASSRDENGNVYRISGSHTDITQRKLNERTTHALYAISTAVNTTRDLRELYQTIHAIIGEVIEAENFFIAMLDEEQDMLRFVYFQDEMDDYFDIPNISDPGQSSLTIHVFRTAAPLYLSQADPDVEARMAAIGVIGTPPAAWLGVPLRQGDRMVGAMAVQDYANPKQYSDEAVTFLTAVSEQVAMAIERKAIEEALTRLNEELEDKVEQRTAEIEARQAELEEANRRLMTLDEIKSSMVSSVSHELRTPLTSIRGFAKLCAKDFSRHFLPLAQGETLSAKGARIQGNLGIIDTEGERLTRLINDFLDINRIESGKACWNDDTLNPAEIIRDAVASASGGFKASRGVELVTVLPETDRRIQADPDKIKQLLINLLNNAYKFTRQGRVTVAMREQDGLLTVSVGDTGAGIPEDELSYIFEKFHKSRLGDTVRNEEQGTGLGLAICKEIVEHYGGIIRVESTLGQGSVFTFTLPTVPANGNACPEP, encoded by the coding sequence ATGACCGGCGACGAACGCAAGACCAAGAAAGAGCTCATCGAGGAGCTTGACGCCCTCCGCGCCCTGGTTGACGACGTGCGCGCCGAGGCCGGTTGTTTCGTCGCCGACGACCTCCCGCTGTTCATCTTCGAGATGGACCTTGAAGGGAACTTCCGGTTCGCCAACCGCCACGCCCTGGAGAACTTCGGCTACACCGGGGCCGACATCCGGGCCGGGCTCACCCTGACCGACATCATCCACCCGGACTCCATCCACCGCGTCCGCCACAATCTCGCCCGGCTTCTTTCCGGCAAGGACTTCGAGCACGAGGAATACATGGCCGTGCGCAAGGACGGCAACGCCCTGCCCATCAAGGTCTATTCCCAGCCCATCAGGCGGGGCGGGGAGATCGCCGGGGTGCGCGGCGTGGTCATCGACGTGTCCGAGATCCGCCAGGTGGAGGACGCCCTGCGCAAAAGCGAAAGCCACTACCGCACCCTGTTCGAGACCACGGGCACGGCCATGGTCCTGCTGGGCAAGGACGCGGTCATCAAGAACTGCAATTCGCAATTCTGCGTCATGTCCGGCTGCGCGCGCGAGGAGGTCGAGGGCCGGAAGACCTGGATGGATTTCGTGCCCCCGGCGGAGCGGGAACGCATGGGCCGGTACCAGGAACTGCGCGACAAAAAGATCGGCAATCCGCCCTCGGACTATGAATTCGATTTCCTGACCTACGGCGGCGAGCACCGGCGCATCCACCTGTTCGTGCGCAACGTCCCGGGCACGGACGACCGGGTCTGTTCCCTGATCGACGTCACCGAGCGTGACGAGGCCCTGCGAGCCCTGCGCAAAAGCGAGGAGCGCTACCAGCTCATGGCCCGAGGCGCCAACGACGGCCTCTGGGACTGGTACCTGGACAGCGACGAGTGCTTCTACTCCCCCCGCTACCGGGAAATCCTCGGCTATTCCGAGGAGGAATTCCCCAACCACGTGGCCTCCTGGCTGAAGAGCGTGCACCCGGACGACCGCGAACGGGCCCTGGCCGCCAACAAGGAATGCATCGACGGCAAGGTCGAGCAATTCCAGGTGGAATTCCGCCAGATCCACAAGGACGGCTCCGTCCGCTGGATTCTGGGCCGGGGCGCCAGCAGCCGGGACGAGAACGGCAACGTCTACCGGATTTCCGGGTCGCACACGGACATCACCCAGCGCAAGCTCAACGAGCGCACCACCCACGCCTTGTACGCCATCTCCACGGCGGTCAACACCACCCGCGACCTGCGGGAACTGTACCAGACCATCCACGCCATCATCGGCGAGGTCATCGAGGCCGAGAATTTCTTCATCGCCATGCTGGACGAGGAACAGGACATGCTCCGCTTCGTCTACTTCCAGGACGAGATGGACGACTATTTCGACATCCCCAACATCAGCGACCCGGGACAGAGCAGCCTGACCATCCACGTCTTCAGGACCGCCGCGCCCCTGTATCTTTCCCAGGCCGACCCCGACGTCGAGGCCCGGATGGCCGCCATCGGGGTCATCGGCACCCCGCCGGCCGCATGGCTGGGCGTGCCGCTGCGCCAGGGCGACCGCATGGTCGGGGCCATGGCCGTGCAGGACTACGCCAACCCCAAGCAGTACTCAGACGAAGCCGTCACCTTCCTGACCGCCGTGTCCGAGCAGGTGGCCATGGCCATCGAGCGCAAGGCCATCGAGGAGGCCTTGACCCGGCTCAACGAGGAGCTGGAGGACAAGGTCGAACAGCGCACCGCCGAGATCGAGGCCCGCCAGGCCGAACTCGAGGAGGCCAACCGGCGGCTGATGACGCTGGACGAGATCAAGTCGTCCATGGTCTCGTCGGTCTCCCACGAACTGCGCACCCCGCTGACCTCCATCCGGGGGTTCGCCAAGCTCTGCGCCAAGGACTTCTCCCGCCATTTCCTGCCCCTGGCCCAGGGGGAGACGCTGTCCGCCAAGGGCGCGCGCATCCAGGGCAACCTGGGGATCATCGACACCGAGGGCGAGCGGCTGACCAGGCTGATCAACGACTTCCTGGACATCAACCGCATCGAATCGGGCAAGGCGTGCTGGAACGACGATACCCTCAACCCGGCCGAAATCATCCGCGACGCCGTGGCCTCGGCCTCGGGCGGCTTCAAGGCCTCCAGGGGCGTGGAGCTGGTCACGGTCCTGCCCGAGACCGACCGGCGCATCCAGGCCGATCCGGACAAGATCAAGCAGCTGCTCATCAACCTGCTGAACAACGCCTACAAGTTCACCCGCCAGGGCCGCGTAACCGTGGCCATGCGCGAACAGGACGGCCTGCTGACCGTGTCCGTCGGCGACACCGGCGCGGGCATCCCGGAAGACGAACTGAGCTACATCTTCGAGAAGTTCCACAAGTCCCGCCTGGGCGACACCGTGCGCAACGAGGAACAGGGCACCGGCCTGGGGCTGGCCATCTGCAAGGAGATCGTCGAGCATTACGGCGGCATCATCCGCGTGGAATCCACCCTGGGCCAGGGCAGCGTGTTCACCTTCACCCTGCCCACGGTTCCGGCCAACGGCAACGCCTGCCCCGAGCCCTGA
- a CDS encoding DEAD/DEAH box helicase, with amino-acid sequence MTSFKELGLSGSTLDALESKGFTAPTPIQALTIPKLLSGDRDIVGQAQTGTGKTAAFGLPVIEAAREGARRVQSLILAPTRELAIQVAEEIDSLKGGKRIRVLPVYGGQAIHMQLKALRRGVDVVVGTPGRIMDHLERGSLKIDELSYFILDEADEMCNMGFVDDVRAILASANEDRRTLMFSATMAREVMAIAKEFMGDFDVVTVKPETSDAPLTRQIFHEMADSDRFEALCRVIDARPDFYGLVFVRTRADADQVASRLTQRGYPAEPIHGDLNQAQREKILNGFRNRKATILVATDVAARGIDVPDLTHVVNFALPQDPQTFVHRTGRTGRAGKQGVAITLIGPGEFRKLMYISKSAGIEIAKEPLPRIEDVIHSKKRKVMNELSDILEADGHSAYLAMAGELLVDRPAEQVVAALLRNAFGEELVESGYRRIDAVGPAGRGRADLVCALGRTHGMNPKRFVDFIATAARIKPWAIQHVRVQGERTTFTVPAAEADKVVNAVNSREGAAVVSRDQSRRKPPARKYPPKGARPGGKPAYKTRFKPKQGR; translated from the coding sequence ATGACCAGTTTCAAGGAGCTGGGGCTTTCGGGCTCGACCCTGGACGCCCTGGAATCCAAGGGGTTCACCGCCCCCACCCCCATCCAGGCCCTGACCATCCCCAAGCTGCTCTCGGGCGACAGGGACATCGTGGGCCAGGCCCAGACCGGCACGGGCAAGACCGCGGCCTTCGGCCTGCCCGTCATCGAGGCCGCCCGGGAGGGCGCGCGCCGCGTCCAGTCGCTCATCCTGGCCCCCACCCGGGAGCTGGCCATCCAGGTGGCCGAGGAGATCGACTCCCTCAAGGGCGGCAAGCGCATCCGCGTGCTCCCGGTGTACGGCGGCCAGGCGATCCACATGCAGCTCAAGGCGCTGCGGCGCGGCGTGGACGTGGTCGTGGGCACGCCCGGCCGGATCATGGACCATCTGGAGCGCGGCTCGCTGAAGATCGACGAGCTGTCCTACTTCATCCTCGATGAGGCGGACGAGATGTGCAACATGGGCTTCGTGGACGACGTGCGCGCCATCCTGGCCTCGGCCAACGAAGACCGGCGCACCCTGATGTTCTCCGCGACCATGGCCCGCGAGGTTATGGCCATCGCCAAGGAGTTCATGGGCGACTTCGACGTGGTCACGGTCAAGCCCGAAACCTCGGACGCGCCCCTGACCCGCCAGATATTCCACGAGATGGCCGACTCGGACCGCTTCGAGGCCCTGTGCCGGGTCATCGACGCCCGGCCGGACTTCTACGGCCTGGTCTTCGTGCGCACCCGGGCCGACGCCGACCAGGTGGCCTCGCGGCTGACCCAGCGCGGCTATCCGGCCGAGCCCATCCACGGCGACCTGAACCAGGCCCAGCGCGAAAAGATTTTAAACGGCTTCCGCAACCGCAAGGCCACCATCCTGGTGGCCACGGACGTGGCCGCGCGCGGCATCGACGTGCCGGACCTGACCCACGTGGTCAACTTCGCCCTGCCCCAGGACCCGCAGACCTTCGTGCACCGCACCGGGCGCACCGGCCGGGCGGGCAAACAGGGCGTGGCCATCACCCTGATCGGGCCCGGCGAGTTCCGTAAGCTCATGTACATCTCCAAGAGCGCGGGCATCGAGATCGCCAAGGAGCCCCTGCCGCGCATCGAGGACGTCATCCACTCCAAGAAGCGCAAGGTCATGAACGAGTTGAGCGACATCCTCGAGGCCGACGGGCACAGCGCCTACCTGGCCATGGCCGGGGAGTTGCTCGTGGACCGGCCCGCCGAACAGGTGGTCGCCGCCCTGCTGCGCAACGCCTTCGGCGAGGAGCTGGTGGAGTCCGGCTACCGCCGCATCGACGCCGTGGGCCCCGCCGGACGGGGCCGAGCGGACCTGGTCTGCGCGCTGGGCCGCACCCACGGCATGAACCCCAAGCGGTTCGTGGACTTCATCGCCACGGCCGCGCGCATCAAGCCGTGGGCCATCCAGCATGTCCGCGTCCAGGGCGAGCGGACCACCTTCACGGTCCCGGCCGCCGAGGCCGACAAGGTCGTCAACGCGGTCAACAGCCGGGAGGGCGCGGCCGTGGTCTCCCGGGACCAGTCGCGACGCAAGCCCCCGGCCCGGAAATATCCCCCGAAAGGGGCCCGGCCGGGCGGAAAACCCGCCTACAAGACGCGCTTCAAGCCCAAACAGGGGCGCTGA
- the infA gene encoding translation initiation factor IF-1, producing the protein MPKEEGIVVQGTVEEALPNAMFRVELENGHTVLAHISGKMRKFRIRVMPGDTVTVELSPYDLTRGRITFRPR; encoded by the coding sequence ATGCCTAAAGAAGAAGGAATCGTCGTCCAGGGCACCGTCGAAGAAGCCCTGCCCAACGCCATGTTCCGCGTTGAACTCGAAAACGGCCACACCGTGCTCGCCCACATCTCCGGCAAGATGCGCAAGTTCCGCATCCGCGTCATGCCCGGCGACACCGTGACCGTGGAACTCTCCCCCTACGATCTCACCCGGGGCCGCATCACCTTCCGTCCCAGGTAG
- a CDS encoding RNA recognition motif domain-containing protein produces the protein MAKNIYVGNLPWSATEEDVRAAFETFGEVISVKLINDRETGRPRGFGFVEMDDQGALAAIESLDGSDFGGRNLKVNEARPRPERPRW, from the coding sequence ATGGCTAAGAATATCTATGTGGGCAACCTGCCCTGGAGCGCCACGGAAGAGGATGTCCGCGCAGCGTTTGAGACCTTTGGCGAGGTCATTTCCGTCAAGCTGATCAACGATCGCGAGACCGGCCGCCCGCGCGGCTTCGGTTTTGTCGAGATGGATGACCAGGGGGCCCTTGCCGCCATTGAAAGCCTGGACGGCTCCGACTTCGGCGGCCGCAACCTCAAGGTCAACGAGGCCCGCCCCCGTCCCGAGCGCCCGCGCTGGTAG
- a CDS encoding sialidase family protein, with product MPSLSDQADRHVVIDRREGNYLAFPDVIRARDGTLITAYNEADRHVRPNRRVLVIKTSRDNGATWSAPVYPDSPRSHSPRLKLFPDGTIVLSDSSRVFFESFDNGRTWLPFAARGLTHDMHDRILVLDDGSWLTAGHRHVGGEEHPAIRQPPTEQIVFPSTNRGRDWERLSVMAAERNLVLCEASTTKLPTGRILALLRENSFVFEPMYLVHSDDDGATWSRPEPTALMGHRPTMGLLDDGRLLVTYRNTGPDWGTCAWLGTVEELASGFQVHGRAADPANPIFTADGMRVRNGPGNESVVRYALRPMTDPRTASLTLTAEVRVDEAGPNGCAVRVGTWWRLTPDRMVPDAEGTQAVPLPRGRFNRLRFEYADGRVTAFVNGERRAVAEVDPDHAETRPVMFGAPYPFEDNAVDCTWRRVSLNILEPAYERVYAWNWTAEDGRPDARVRDRVLELRNDRHAAAPDFGYSGWTRLADGSLFCAYHHGGAGEPGYEPLKTAHIAGTRFRLDDFRPRAPQTRTGDMERADIERIFEAYFEKYKKTEGDRTSWSAFWTEMTGEGVLELNLTKCPRGTIFKIFVDKKKVAEVAGWDAFFQTMEEMADERPGLCDPDRIFSDMEAII from the coding sequence ATGCCCAGCCTGTCGGACCAAGCGGACCGCCATGTGGTCATCGACCGCAGGGAAGGGAACTACCTGGCCTTCCCGGACGTGATCCGGGCGCGGGACGGCACGCTCATAACCGCCTACAACGAGGCCGACCGGCACGTGCGCCCGAACCGCCGCGTGCTCGTGATCAAGACCAGCCGCGACAACGGCGCGACCTGGTCCGCGCCCGTCTATCCCGATTCCCCGCGCAGCCACAGCCCGCGCCTGAAACTTTTCCCGGACGGAACCATCGTCCTGTCCGACAGCTCGCGCGTCTTTTTCGAGAGCTTTGACAACGGCCGCACGTGGCTCCCCTTTGCGGCCAGGGGCCTGACCCACGACATGCACGACCGCATCCTGGTCCTGGACGACGGGAGCTGGCTGACCGCCGGACACCGGCACGTGGGCGGCGAGGAGCACCCGGCCATCCGCCAGCCGCCCACCGAACAGATCGTCTTCCCCTCCACGAATCGTGGACGCGACTGGGAGCGGCTGTCGGTCATGGCCGCCGAGCGCAACCTGGTCCTGTGCGAGGCCTCCACGACCAAACTTCCGACCGGCCGCATCCTGGCCCTGCTGCGCGAGAACAGCTTCGTGTTCGAGCCCATGTACCTGGTCCACAGCGACGACGACGGGGCCACCTGGTCGCGGCCCGAGCCCACCGCGCTCATGGGCCACCGCCCGACCATGGGGCTGCTGGACGACGGGCGGCTGCTGGTCACCTACCGCAACACCGGCCCGGACTGGGGCACCTGCGCCTGGCTCGGCACGGTGGAGGAACTGGCCTCGGGATTCCAGGTTCACGGGCGGGCCGCCGACCCGGCCAACCCGATTTTCACGGCCGACGGCATGCGCGTCCGAAACGGCCCGGGCAACGAGTCCGTGGTGCGCTACGCCCTGCGGCCCATGACCGATCCGCGCACCGCCAGCCTGACGCTTACGGCCGAGGTCCGGGTGGACGAGGCCGGGCCCAACGGCTGCGCCGTGCGCGTGGGCACATGGTGGCGGCTGACCCCGGACCGCATGGTCCCGGACGCCGAGGGGACGCAGGCCGTCCCTTTGCCGCGAGGGCGGTTCAACCGGCTGCGCTTCGAATACGCGGACGGCAGGGTCACGGCCTTTGTCAACGGCGAGCGGCGGGCCGTGGCCGAGGTGGATCCAGACCACGCCGAGACCCGGCCGGTCATGTTCGGCGCGCCCTACCCCTTTGAGGACAACGCGGTGGACTGCACCTGGAGGCGCGTTTCCCTGAACATCCTTGAACCCGCCTATGAGCGGGTGTATGCTTGGAACTGGACCGCCGAGGACGGGCGGCCCGACGCCCGGGTCCGGGACCGCGTCCTGGAACTGCGCAACGACCGGCACGCGGCGGCTCCGGATTTCGGCTACTCCGGGTGGACGCGGCTCGCGGACGGAAGCCTTTTCTGCGCCTACCACCACGGCGGGGCGGGAGAGCCGGGCTACGAGCCGCTCAAGACCGCGCACATCGCCGGGACCCGGTTCCGCCTGGACGACTTCAGGCCCCGAGCACCGCAAACAAGGACGGGAGACATGGAACGCGCCGACATCGAACGGATTTTCGAGGCCTATTTCGAGAAGTACAAGAAGACCGAGGGCGACCGCACCTCCTGGTCCGCCTTCTGGACCGAGATGACCGGTGAGGGCGTGCTCGAGCTCAATCTGACCAAGTGCCCCCGGGGGACCATCTTCAAGATATTCGTGGACAAGAAAAAGGTGGCCGAGGTGGCCGGTTGGGACGCGTTTTTCCAGACCATGGAGGAGATGGCCGACGAGCGGCCCGGATTGTGCGATCCGGACAGGATCTTTTCGGATATGGAGGCGATTATCTAG